In Devosia sp. XK-2, one DNA window encodes the following:
- a CDS encoding ABC transporter permease codes for MTRILPVLTILLAIIAIWYAAAIVMNAPWQERLNARADLVDVPFTEFAQQTWAQDKPVLPAPHQVISEIWNATVALDINSKRSLAYHGWITLSATLLGFAFGTTLGVLLAVAIIHNDASDRSLMPWIVASQTIPILAVAPMVVVGLGSVGMTGLVPKALISMYLSFFPVVVGMVKGLRSPEGIQLDLMRTYDANPWQVFWKLRWPAAMPFLFASMKVGIAISLIGAVVAELSNASGGGLGVRLLTGSYNGQTVQIWAALFIAAGLAAVLVAIVGSAEKWVNARMGARA; via the coding sequence ATGACCCGCATCCTCCCCGTCCTCACCATTCTCCTCGCCATCATCGCCATCTGGTATGCGGCTGCCATTGTCATGAACGCGCCCTGGCAGGAACGACTCAATGCCCGGGCCGATCTGGTCGATGTGCCCTTTACTGAGTTTGCCCAACAGACCTGGGCGCAGGACAAGCCAGTCCTGCCCGCGCCGCATCAGGTCATTTCCGAAATCTGGAACGCCACGGTGGCGCTCGACATCAACTCCAAGCGTTCGCTCGCCTATCACGGCTGGATCACTCTTTCGGCGACGCTGCTGGGCTTTGCCTTCGGCACCACGCTGGGCGTGCTGCTGGCGGTGGCCATCATCCATAATGACGCCTCAGACCGCTCGCTCATGCCCTGGATCGTCGCCAGCCAGACCATTCCCATTCTCGCCGTTGCGCCCATGGTGGTGGTGGGTCTGGGTTCGGTCGGCATGACCGGCCTTGTTCCCAAGGCGCTGATCTCGATGTATCTGAGCTTCTTCCCGGTCGTGGTCGGCATGGTCAAGGGCCTGCGCTCGCCCGAGGGCATTCAGCTCGACCTGATGCGCACCTATGACGCCAACCCCTGGCAGGTGTTCTGGAAATTGCGCTGGCCTGCCGCCATGCCATTTCTGTTCGCGTCCATGAAGGTGGGCATTGCCATTTCGCTGATCGGGGCGGTCGTAGCCGAACTCTCCAACGCCTCGGGCGGAGGCCTCGGCGTGCGGCTGCTCACGGGCTCCTATAATGGTCAGACCGTCCAAATCTGGGCGGCCCTCTTTATCGCGGCGGGCCTTGCTGCGGTTCTGGTCGCCATTGTCGGCAGCGCCGAAAAATGGGTCAATGCGCGCATGGGGGCCAGGGCATGA
- a CDS encoding ABC transporter ATP-binding protein, with protein MSVVSAQNLGLTFPTGDGDVVALSDVNLTIEKGDFVSFIGPSGCGKTTFLRTIADLERPTSGTLSVNGMSPEEARKARAYGYVFQAAALYPWRTIEKNIALPLEIMGHSAREQAERIQRTMELVNLSGFEKKYPWQLSGGMQQRASIARALSFDADLLLMDEPFGALDEIVRDHLNSELLKLWDRTQKTICFVTHSIPEAVYLSTKIVVMSPRPGRVTDIIESTLPRERPLDIRETPEFLAIAARVREGLRAGHSYDEGAV; from the coding sequence ATGAGTGTCGTCTCCGCCCAAAATCTCGGTCTGACCTTCCCTACCGGCGATGGTGATGTTGTCGCCCTCAGCGACGTCAATCTCACCATCGAGAAGGGTGATTTTGTCTCCTTCATTGGCCCTTCGGGCTGCGGCAAGACCACGTTCCTGCGCACCATTGCCGATCTCGAAAGACCGACTTCAGGGACGCTCAGCGTCAACGGCATGAGCCCGGAAGAGGCGCGCAAGGCGCGGGCCTATGGCTATGTGTTCCAGGCGGCCGCGCTCTATCCCTGGCGCACCATCGAAAAGAACATCGCCCTGCCGCTTGAGATCATGGGACATTCGGCCCGCGAGCAGGCCGAGCGCATCCAGCGCACCATGGAGCTGGTGAACCTTTCCGGCTTTGAAAAGAAATATCCATGGCAGCTGTCCGGCGGCATGCAGCAGCGCGCCTCCATCGCGCGGGCGCTCAGCTTCGATGCCGATCTATTGCTGATGGACGAGCCCTTTGGGGCACTGGACGAAATCGTCCGCGACCACCTCAATTCCGAGCTTTTGAAACTCTGGGACAGAACGCAGAAGACGATTTGCTTCGTCACCCATTCCATTCCCGAGGCGGTCTATCTCTCGACCAAAATCGTGGTCATGTCGCCGCGCCCTGGCCGGGTTACCGATATTATTGAATCGACCCTACCCAGGGAGCGCCCCCTCGATATCCGCGAAACGCCGGAATTTCTGGCCATAGCCGCACGCGTCCGCGAGGGCCTGCGGGCCGGGCATAGCTATGACGAGGGGGCGGTTTAG
- the hydA gene encoding dihydropyrimidinase: MSTVIKNGTIVTADLSYEADVKIEGDVIAEIGKNLSGDEVLDASGCLIMPGGIDPHTHLEMPFMGTYSADDFESGTRAALAGGTTMVVDFCLPNPNQSLLEALQMWDNKSGKASTDYSFHMAITWWGEQVFNEMAQVVDRGITSFKHFMAYKGALMVNDDEMFASFQRCAALGALPLVHAENGDVVAAMTAKLLAEGNNGPEAHAYSRPPEVEGEATNRAIMLADMAGVPLYVVHTSCEQAHEAIRRARQKGMRVYGEPLVQHLTLDESEYFNPDWDHAARRVMSPPFRNKQHQDSLWAGLQSGSLSCVATDHCAFTTEQKRFGIGNFAKIPNGTGGLEDRLPVLWTAGVNTGRLTPNEFVAVTSTNIAKILNMYPKKGAVMVGADADLVVWDPKRKKTISAKSQQSVIDYNVFEGFEVTGLPRFVLSRGKVSIVESEVKAEPGHGKFVAREAKNPVNRALSQWKDIVAPRKVERTGIPATGV, translated from the coding sequence ATGAGCACAGTCATCAAGAACGGCACTATTGTGACCGCCGATCTCAGCTACGAAGCCGACGTCAAGATCGAAGGCGATGTCATCGCCGAGATCGGCAAGAATCTTTCCGGCGACGAGGTGCTGGACGCCAGCGGATGTCTCATCATGCCCGGCGGCATCGACCCGCATACCCATCTCGAAATGCCCTTTATGGGCACCTATTCGGCCGACGACTTTGAAAGCGGCACGCGCGCGGCGCTGGCTGGCGGCACCACCATGGTGGTTGATTTCTGCCTGCCCAATCCGAACCAGAGCCTGCTTGAGGCGCTCCAGATGTGGGACAACAAGTCCGGCAAGGCCTCGACCGACTATTCCTTCCACATGGCCATTACCTGGTGGGGCGAGCAGGTCTTCAATGAAATGGCCCAGGTGGTTGATCGGGGCATCACCTCGTTCAAGCATTTCATGGCCTATAAGGGCGCGCTCATGGTCAATGACGATGAGATGTTCGCCTCGTTCCAGCGCTGCGCCGCGCTCGGCGCCCTGCCGCTGGTCCATGCCGAAAATGGCGATGTCGTCGCCGCCATGACCGCCAAACTCCTGGCCGAGGGCAATAATGGCCCGGAGGCTCACGCCTATTCCCGCCCGCCCGAAGTCGAGGGCGAAGCGACCAATCGGGCCATCATGCTGGCCGATATGGCCGGCGTGCCGCTTTATGTCGTCCACACCTCCTGCGAACAGGCGCATGAAGCCATTCGCCGCGCCCGCCAGAAGGGCATGCGCGTTTATGGCGAGCCGCTGGTGCAACATCTGACGCTGGATGAAAGCGAATATTTCAATCCCGATTGGGACCATGCCGCCCGCCGCGTCATGTCCCCGCCCTTCCGCAACAAGCAGCATCAGGATTCGCTCTGGGCGGGCCTACAGTCTGGCTCGCTCTCCTGCGTGGCGACGGACCATTGTGCCTTCACCACCGAGCAGAAGCGTTTCGGCATCGGCAATTTCGCGAAAATCCCCAATGGGACGGGCGGCCTCGAAGATCGTCTCCCGGTGCTCTGGACCGCCGGGGTCAATACGGGTCGCCTGACGCCCAATGAGTTCGTCGCCGTCACCTCAACCAATATTGCCAAGATCCTCAACATGTACCCCAAAAAGGGTGCGGTCATGGTCGGCGCCGATGCCGATCTCGTGGTCTGGGACCCGAAGCGGAAAAAGACCATTTCGGCCAAAAGCCAGCAATCGGTCATCGACTACAACGTGTTCGAAGGGTTCGAGGTCACGGGCCTGCCGCGTTTCGTTCTGAGCCGCGGCAAGGTCTCCATCGTTGAAAGCGAAGTGAAGGCCGAGCCGGGCCATGGCAAGTTCGTCGCCCGCGAGGCGAAAAACCCTGTGAACCGTGCGCTTAGCCAGTGGAAGGACATCGTCGCGCCCCGCAAAGTGGAGCGGACGGGTATTCCGGCGACGGGGGTTTGA
- a CDS encoding DUF559 domain-containing protein, translating into MSTLKTRFAAQAAKILRSNMSDAERKLWRLLRNRQFRGLKFVRQLPVGPYIADFACREADLIIEVDGGQHAQNKRDAVRTIELESYGFAVIRFWNRDVLTNIDGVFAVLSEHIEKAPSPGLRFAKPDLSPKGRGEERPGKQGNAS; encoded by the coding sequence ATGAGCACACTCAAAACCCGGTTTGCGGCGCAGGCGGCCAAGATCCTGCGATCCAATATGTCGGACGCGGAGCGAAAGCTTTGGCGCTTGCTGCGCAATCGGCAGTTTCGTGGGCTCAAATTCGTCCGACAGCTGCCGGTTGGACCCTACATCGCTGATTTTGCCTGTCGCGAAGCAGATCTGATCATCGAGGTCGATGGCGGGCAACATGCGCAGAACAAGCGTGACGCCGTTCGCACGATCGAACTTGAAAGTTATGGTTTCGCTGTGATCCGCTTTTGGAACAGGGATGTCCTGACCAATATCGATGGCGTCTTTGCCGTCCTATCCGAGCACATAGAAAAGGCCCCCTCACCCGGACTTCGCTTCGCGAAGCCCGACCTCTCCCCCAAAGGGAGAGGTGAAGAGCGGCCGGGGAAACAAGGGAACGCATCATGA
- a CDS encoding Zn-dependent hydrolase, with protein sequence MTSPGENLRINGDRLWESLMEMAKIGPGIAGGNNRQTLTDSDKQGRELFAKWCEDAGMTLGVDEMGTMFARREGEDPSLDPVYVGSHLDTQPTGGKYDGVLGVLGGLELIRTLNDLGIKTRRPIVVTNWTNEEGTRFAPAMLASGVFAGMHTQDWAYDRLDAEGKRFGDELERIGWKGPEKVGARKIHAMFELHIEQGPILEAEGKDIGVVTHGQGLWWLEVTLTGKEAHTGSTPMNMRVNAGLGMARVTEAVHRIAMAHQPNAVGAIGQANVYPNSRNVIPGKAVFTIDIRSPELDKLTSMREQIEAEAAKIAEELGLGLTIEPTGHFDPVTFDENCVKAVRDAAERLGYSHRNIVSGAGHDACWINRVAPTAMVMCPCVDGLSHNEAEDISKEWATAGADVLFHAVVETAGVVE encoded by the coding sequence ATGACCTCTCCCGGCGAAAACCTTCGGATCAATGGCGACCGGCTCTGGGAGAGCCTGATGGAAATGGCCAAGATTGGCCCCGGCATTGCCGGCGGCAATAATCGCCAGACCCTCACTGACAGCGACAAGCAGGGCCGCGAACTCTTCGCCAAATGGTGCGAAGATGCGGGCATGACCCTTGGCGTGGATGAAATGGGCACCATGTTCGCCCGTCGCGAGGGTGAGGACCCGAGCCTTGATCCGGTCTATGTCGGCAGCCATCTCGATACCCAGCCCACGGGCGGTAAATATGATGGCGTGTTAGGCGTTTTGGGTGGGCTCGAGCTGATCCGCACGCTCAACGACCTTGGCATCAAGACCCGACGCCCTATCGTTGTCACCAATTGGACCAATGAGGAGGGCACCCGCTTTGCTCCGGCCATGCTGGCCTCGGGCGTCTTTGCCGGCATGCATACCCAGGACTGGGCCTATGATCGTCTCGATGCGGAGGGCAAGCGCTTTGGCGACGAGCTTGAGCGTATTGGCTGGAAAGGTCCGGAAAAGGTTGGTGCGCGCAAAATTCACGCCATGTTCGAACTCCATATCGAGCAGGGTCCGATCCTTGAAGCCGAAGGCAAGGATATCGGTGTCGTCACTCATGGGCAGGGCCTGTGGTGGCTTGAAGTGACCCTGACCGGCAAGGAGGCCCATACCGGCTCGACGCCGATGAATATGCGCGTCAATGCCGGGCTCGGCATGGCGCGCGTGACCGAGGCGGTGCATCGCATCGCCATGGCCCATCAGCCCAATGCCGTGGGAGCGATTGGTCAGGCCAATGTCTACCCCAATTCGCGCAATGTCATTCCGGGCAAAGCGGTCTTCACCATCGACATCCGCTCGCCCGAACTCGACAAGCTCACCTCCATGCGCGAGCAGATCGAGGCCGAAGCAGCAAAAATCGCCGAGGAACTGGGCCTGGGTCTCACCATCGAGCCCACCGGCCATTTCGATCCCGTCACCTTCGACGAAAACTGCGTCAAGGCCGTCCGCGACGCCGCCGAACGGCTGGGCTACAGCCACCGCAACATCGTCTCGGGCGCCGGCCACGACGCCTGCTGGATCAACCGCGTCGCACCAACCGCCATGGTCATGTGCCCATGCGTCGATGGCCTCAGCCACAACGAGGCTGAGGACATTTCCAAGGAATGGGCAACGGCAGGGGCCGATGTTCTGTTCCACGCTGTGGTCGAGACGGCGGGGGTGGTGGAGTGA
- a CDS encoding CoA-acylating methylmalonate-semialdehyde dehydrogenase: protein MHVIENAVAGKRYVSSSTRRVPVFNPATGEQSAELPLSTMAELNAAVENARQAQVAWGNTTPMKRARVMFKFKALLDQYADDLAREISREHGKVHDDALGEVARGIDCVDFACGIPQLLKGEFSRNVGPSIDSYSDRQPLGVVAGITPFNFPAMVPMWMYPAAIACGNAFILKPSERDPSASMLAWNLFMEAGLPEGILNVVHGDKEMVDGILDHPDIKAVSFVGSTPIAEYVYQRGVNAGKRMQALGGAKNHMVIMPDADLDQAADALMGAGYGSAGERCMAISVAVPVGKETADALVAKLKPRVEALKIGPATDRDAEMGPVVTKMHRDKVLGYIDSGVEEGADLVVDGRGFSLQGYENGYFVGGTLFDNVEPNMKIYKEEIFGPVLSVVRRDSFKDAVDLIHGHEYANGTAIFTRDGDAAREFADKIEVGMVGINVPIPVPVAYHSFGGWKRSLFGDHSIYGPEGVHFYTRLKTVTTRWPAGIKGGAEFSFPSVK from the coding sequence ATGCACGTCATCGAAAATGCCGTTGCCGGCAAGCGCTATGTCTCGTCCTCGACCCGCCGTGTCCCGGTCTTCAATCCGGCCACCGGCGAGCAGAGCGCCGAGCTGCCGCTGTCGACCATGGCCGAGCTCAATGCCGCGGTTGAAAACGCCAGGCAAGCGCAGGTCGCCTGGGGCAATACCACGCCCATGAAGCGCGCCCGCGTCATGTTCAAGTTCAAGGCGCTGCTCGATCAATATGCCGACGATCTGGCCCGTGAGATTTCGCGCGAACATGGCAAGGTGCATGACGATGCCCTGGGCGAAGTGGCCCGCGGCATTGACTGCGTCGACTTTGCCTGCGGCATTCCACAGCTTCTGAAGGGCGAATTCTCACGCAATGTGGGCCCGAGCATCGACAGCTATTCGGACCGGCAGCCGCTCGGCGTGGTTGCCGGCATTACCCCGTTCAACTTCCCGGCCATGGTGCCGATGTGGATGTATCCGGCGGCCATTGCCTGCGGCAATGCCTTCATCCTCAAGCCTTCCGAGCGCGATCCCTCCGCCTCCATGCTGGCCTGGAACCTCTTTATGGAAGCCGGCCTTCCCGAGGGCATTCTCAATGTCGTTCATGGCGACAAGGAAATGGTCGACGGCATTCTCGACCATCCCGACATCAAGGCGGTCAGCTTTGTTGGCTCCACCCCGATCGCTGAATATGTCTATCAGCGCGGCGTCAACGCCGGTAAGCGCATGCAGGCCCTTGGCGGCGCCAAGAACCACATGGTCATCATGCCTGATGCCGATCTGGACCAGGCTGCCGATGCGTTGATGGGCGCCGGTTATGGCTCAGCCGGCGAACGCTGCATGGCGATTTCCGTGGCTGTTCCGGTGGGCAAGGAAACAGCCGATGCGCTGGTTGCCAAATTGAAGCCGCGCGTCGAAGCGCTCAAGATCGGCCCGGCCACCGACAGGGATGCCGAAATGGGTCCGGTGGTCACCAAGATGCACCGTGACAAGGTCCTGGGCTATATCGACTCTGGTGTCGAAGAAGGCGCAGACCTCGTCGTGGATGGCCGCGGTTTCTCGCTCCAGGGTTATGAGAACGGCTATTTCGTCGGCGGGACCCTGTTCGACAATGTCGAGCCCAATATGAAAATCTACAAGGAAGAGATTTTCGGGCCCGTCCTGTCGGTCGTCCGCCGCGACAGCTTCAAGGATGCGGTCGATCTCATCCATGGCCATGAATATGCCAATGGCACGGCCATCTTCACCCGCGACGGCGATGCCGCGCGCGAATTTGCTGACAAGATCGAAGTGGGCATGGTGGGCATCAATGTGCCGATCCCGGTGCCGGTGGCCTACCATTCCTTCGGCGGCTGGAAGCGCTCGCTGTTCGGCGATCATTCCATCTATGGACCTGAAGGCGTGCATTTCTACACTCGCCTCAAAACGGTGACGACCCGCTGGCCAGCAGGCATCAAGGGCGGCGCCGAATTCAGCTTCCCGAGCGTGAAATAG
- a CDS encoding aspartate aminotransferase family protein, with amino-acid sequence MPFTANRQFKKSPRMFVAAKDMHYTTADGRQVLDGTAGLWCVNAGHARPKIVEAIAKQAAELDYAPAFQMGHPKAFELANRLVDLAPDGLDHVLFTNSGSESVETALKVALAYHRVKGEGSRTRLIGRERAYHGVNFGGISVGGIVTNRKMFGTLLTGVDHMPHTHNLKQNAFSRGLPEHGADLADELERIVTLHDASTIAAVIVEPVAGSTGVLIPPPGYLKRLREITRKHGILLIFDEVITGYGRLGTPFGADYFDVVPDIMVTAKGLTNGVIPMGAVMVSAEIHDTFMQGPEHLIEFFHGYTYSGNPVASAAALATLETYKEEGLLTRGAELAKVWEDGLHSLKGLPHVIDIRNIGLVGAIELEPIAGQPTKRAFSAFLKAYEQGLLIRTTGDIIALSPPLIISESQIGEIVSTLSGILKTLE; translated from the coding sequence ATGCCCTTTACGGCAAACCGCCAGTTCAAGAAATCGCCGCGCATGTTCGTGGCAGCCAAGGATATGCACTATACCACGGCTGATGGCCGTCAGGTACTTGATGGCACGGCTGGGCTCTGGTGCGTCAATGCCGGCCATGCCCGTCCCAAAATCGTCGAGGCCATCGCCAAGCAGGCCGCCGAGCTCGACTATGCACCGGCCTTCCAGATGGGTCATCCCAAGGCGTTCGAGCTGGCCAACCGACTGGTCGATCTTGCTCCTGATGGGCTTGATCATGTGCTGTTCACCAATTCGGGCTCTGAATCGGTTGAAACCGCGCTCAAAGTGGCCCTGGCCTATCACCGGGTGAAGGGCGAGGGCTCGCGCACCCGCCTGATCGGTCGCGAGCGCGCCTATCATGGCGTCAATTTTGGTGGCATTTCCGTGGGTGGCATCGTCACCAACCGCAAGATGTTCGGCACCCTGCTGACAGGCGTCGACCACATGCCGCACACCCATAATCTCAAGCAGAATGCCTTTTCGCGCGGTCTGCCCGAACATGGGGCGGACCTTGCTGATGAATTGGAACGGATCGTGACCCTCCACGATGCCTCCACCATTGCGGCCGTCATTGTCGAGCCGGTGGCCGGCTCCACCGGCGTGCTCATTCCGCCGCCGGGCTATCTCAAGCGCCTGCGCGAGATCACCAGGAAGCACGGCATTCTGCTGATATTCGATGAGGTCATCACCGGCTATGGACGCCTCGGCACGCCCTTTGGCGCCGACTACTTCGACGTGGTGCCCGATATCATGGTCACCGCCAAGGGCCTGACCAATGGTGTCATCCCTATGGGTGCGGTCATGGTGTCGGCTGAAATCCACGACACGTTCATGCAGGGCCCGGAACATCTGATCGAGTTCTTCCACGGCTATACCTATTCGGGCAATCCGGTCGCCTCGGCGGCGGCGCTGGCAACGCTCGAAACCTATAAGGAAGAAGGCCTGCTGACGCGCGGGGCGGAGCTGGCGAAAGTCTGGGAGGATGGCCTGCACTCCCTCAAGGGCCTGCCCCATGTCATCGACATCCGCAATATCGGCCTGGTCGGCGCCATCGAGCTCGAGCCAATTGCCGGGCAGCCGACCAAGCGCGCGTTTTCGGCCTTCCTCAAGGCCTATGAACAGGGCCTTCTGATCCGCACCACAGGCGACATCATTGCGCTCTCCCCGCCCCTGATCATTTCGGAGAGCCAGATCGGCGAAATCGTCTCCACCCTTTCGGGCATCCTCAAAACGCTTGAGTAG
- a CDS encoding TetR family transcriptional regulator C-terminal domain-containing protein, with translation MAAKKVKAAEQRQVSAKRQHKADAKAAATHPPTRPRPLTRIQKEKQDIILEAALEVFSVHGFRGSTIDQIAEVAGMSKPNLLYYFPRKEEIHRRLIAELLDTWLAPLREMNEDGDPFAEIRSYIRRKLEMARDFPRESRLFANEMLQGAPRINEMIEVDLKALVDEKAKILTSWMDQGRLARTDPYHLIFSIWATTQHYADFDVQVRAVLGKGRNGEGRFEDAARYLEQLFMHGLTPRPRPNGSPKS, from the coding sequence ATGGCAGCAAAAAAAGTGAAAGCCGCCGAGCAACGGCAGGTGAGCGCGAAGCGCCAGCACAAGGCCGACGCCAAGGCAGCTGCAACCCATCCGCCCACGCGCCCGCGTCCGCTGACCCGCATCCAGAAGGAAAAGCAGGACATCATCCTGGAGGCGGCGCTGGAAGTGTTTTCGGTGCACGGATTTCGCGGCTCCACCATCGACCAGATCGCCGAAGTGGCGGGGATGAGTAAACCCAACCTGCTCTATTATTTCCCACGCAAGGAAGAGATTCACCGCCGGCTGATCGCCGAACTGCTCGACACCTGGCTGGCGCCTTTGCGCGAAATGAACGAGGACGGCGATCCTTTCGCCGAAATACGCTCCTATATTCGCCGCAAGCTGGAAATGGCGCGCGATTTTCCGCGCGAGAGCCGGCTATTTGCCAATGAGATGCTGCAGGGCGCGCCGCGCATCAACGAGATGATCGAGGTGGACCTCAAGGCGCTGGTCGATGAGAAGGCCAAGATACTCACGAGCTGGATGGATCAGGGGCGGCTGGCCCGGACCGACCCTTATCACCTGATCTTTTCGATCTGGGCAACCACCCAGCACTATGCCGATTTCGATGTGCAGGTGCGGGCCGTTTTGGGCAAGGGTCGCAATGGCGAAGGGCGCTTTGAAGACGCGGCGCGCTATCTCGAACAGCTTTTCATGCACGGCCTGACGCCCAGGCCCAGGCCGAACGGATCGCCTAAGAGCTAG
- a CDS encoding GGDEF domain-containing protein, translating into MDTQTNTIWTLPEIDPVKALAPIRRLVWLACLCALVAGGVLVLSALHIMETTDELSLARERARVAQIADIVVSLQASEADAELARLGAMAGLRDLALSSRPLSGEGRQSMPLLSGPLGGQFLTWTADRPGVLLFQRHAPLRVPLMLVLIGSVLGCLVAMLRHVRRIEQQRAAAQRQALRDHLTGLPNRLALDKVMTQLAAEQRHFSVLALDLDRFKPINDLFGHHAGDQALVEMAARLSAQLRAGEFLARVGGDEFVAIVHRGQQHADLAAFAEDCIAASAAPLASVGFNVTVGMSLGIVVDGLEHPAPTLLKQADRALYEAKRRQGSTFCFAGGSRPAEQSGDKPEGWAPALPPAPVAWVETA; encoded by the coding sequence TTGGACACACAAACGAATACGATCTGGACTTTGCCGGAGATCGATCCGGTCAAGGCACTGGCGCCTATCCGGCGCCTGGTGTGGCTTGCCTGTTTATGCGCACTTGTCGCCGGCGGTGTTCTGGTCCTGTCTGCTCTGCATATCATGGAAACCACCGACGAGCTGTCCCTGGCCAGGGAGCGGGCGCGGGTCGCACAGATCGCGGACATTGTCGTGTCTCTGCAGGCAAGCGAGGCGGATGCCGAACTTGCGCGCCTCGGTGCCATGGCGGGCCTGCGGGACCTGGCCCTGTCATCGCGTCCGCTTTCGGGCGAGGGCCGGCAATCGATGCCGCTTTTATCCGGGCCATTGGGCGGTCAGTTTCTGACATGGACCGCAGATCGGCCCGGCGTGCTCCTGTTCCAGCGCCATGCGCCGCTCCGGGTGCCCTTGATGCTTGTGCTGATCGGCAGCGTTCTGGGTTGCCTGGTGGCCATGCTGCGTCATGTGCGCCGAATCGAGCAGCAGCGCGCCGCGGCGCAGCGCCAGGCGTTGCGCGATCATTTGACCGGCCTGCCCAATCGCCTGGCACTGGACAAGGTCATGACCCAGCTGGCCGCCGAGCAGCGGCATTTCTCGGTTCTGGCGCTCGATCTCGACCGGTTCAAACCGATCAACGACCTGTTCGGGCACCATGCCGGTGACCAGGCCCTGGTTGAAATGGCTGCGCGTTTATCGGCGCAATTGCGCGCGGGCGAGTTTCTCGCGCGTGTCGGCGGCGATGAATTCGTAGCCATTGTGCATCGCGGACAGCAGCATGCGGACCTCGCCGCCTTCGCCGAGGACTGCATCGCCGCAAGCGCCGCGCCATTGGCCTCGGTGGGGTTCAACGTTACGGTCGGCATGAGCCTGGGCATTGTCGTGGACGGGCTCGAACATCCCGCGCCAACCCTGCTCAAACAGGCCGACAGGGCCCTTTATGAAGCCAAGCGCCGACAGGGCAGCACCTTCTGTTTTGCCGGTGGCAGCCGGCCGGCCGAACAATCGGGCGACAAGCCAGAGGGGTGGGCGCCGGCTCTGCCCCCTGCCCCCGTGGCATGGGTCGAAACGGCCTGA
- a CDS encoding VOC family protein, producing the protein MNDGSKLGAIGQIARTVRDVAAAKHWYGDVLGLPLLLEAEGMAFFDVGGVRLYLQQSEPAGAESILYFRVPDIAAAHLALMDRGVHFLQPPHRVHQHADGTEEWIAFFADPEDRPLALIAQVRPS; encoded by the coding sequence ATGAATGACGGTTCCAAACTCGGCGCCATCGGCCAGATTGCCCGCACCGTCCGCGACGTCGCGGCAGCCAAGCACTGGTATGGCGATGTGCTCGGTCTGCCGCTGCTGCTCGAGGCCGAGGGCATGGCCTTTTTCGATGTCGGCGGGGTTCGGCTCTATCTGCAGCAAAGCGAGCCGGCCGGCGCCGAATCGATCCTTTATTTTCGCGTGCCCGACATTGCGGCCGCGCATTTGGCCCTCATGGATCGGGGCGTACATTTCCTTCAGCCACCCCATCGGGTGCATCAGCACGCCGATGGCACCGAGGAATGGATCGCCTTTTTTGCCGATCCAGAGGATCGCCCTCTGGCGCTCATCGCGCAGGTGCGGCCCAGCTAA
- the msrA gene encoding peptide-methionine (S)-S-oxide reductase MsrA translates to MFFRQKPTTIPSANEALPGRSEQMPVAPDHFVNGTALKGPYPEGAETVYFGLGCFWGAERLFWQLPGVIVTAVGYQGGHTPNPSYEEVCSGRTGHTEAVKVVYDPAKISLETLLKTFWEEHDPTQGMRQGNDVGTQYRSAIYTTTPEQAEIVAKSRVAYQQALDARGLGPITTEIAKAGPFYFAETYHQQYLAKNPNGYCGLAGTGVSCPIGTGVAAA, encoded by the coding sequence ATGTTCTTCCGTCAAAAGCCGACCACCATTCCAAGCGCTAATGAAGCGCTGCCGGGCCGCAGCGAGCAGATGCCCGTGGCGCCCGACCACTTCGTCAATGGCACAGCGCTCAAGGGGCCCTATCCCGAAGGCGCCGAAACCGTTTATTTCGGCCTTGGCTGTTTCTGGGGCGCCGAACGCCTGTTCTGGCAATTGCCTGGCGTCATCGTGACAGCGGTGGGCTATCAGGGCGGGCATACACCCAATCCCAGCTATGAGGAGGTCTGCTCGGGCCGTACCGGCCATACCGAGGCGGTCAAGGTGGTCTATGACCCGGCAAAGATCAGCCTTGAAACCCTGCTCAAGACGTTCTGGGAGGAGCACGACCCCACCCAGGGCATGCGACAGGGCAATGATGTGGGCACGCAATATCGTTCGGCCATCTATACGACCACGCCGGAACAGGCGGAGATCGTTGCGAAGAGTCGGGTCGCGTACCAGCAGGCGCTCGATGCGCGCGGACTGGGTCCCATCACTACCGAAATCGCAAAAGCGGGGCCGTTCTACTTTGCCGAGACCTATCACCAGCAATATCTGGCCAAAAATCCCAATGGCTATTGCGGGCTGGCAGGGACGGGCGTGAGCTGCCCGATCGGCACGGGGGTTGCCGCGGCATAG